Proteins encoded within one genomic window of Pongo abelii isolate AG06213 chromosome 18, NHGRI_mPonAbe1-v2.0_pri, whole genome shotgun sequence:
- the CKLF gene encoding chemokine-like factor isoform X1 — MDNVQPKIKHRPFCFSVKGHVKMLRLALTVTSMTFFIIAQAPEPYIVITGFEVTVILFFILLYILRLDRLMKWLFWPLLDIINSLVTTVFMLIVSVLALIPETTTLTVGGGVFALVTAVCCLADGALIYRKLLFNPSGPYQKKPVHEKKEVL; from the exons ATGGATAACGTGCAGCCGAAAATAAAACATCGCCCCTTCTGCTTCAGTGTGAAAGGCCACGTGAAGATGCTGCGGCTG GCACTAACTGTGACATCTATGACCTTTTTTATCATCGCACAAGCCCCTGAACCATATATTGTTATCACTGGATTTGAAGTCACCGTTATCttatttttcatacttttataTATACTCAGACTTGATCGATTAATGAAGTGGTTATTTTGGCCTTTGCTT GATATTATCAACTCACTGGTAACAACAGTATTCATGCTCATCGTATCTGTGTTGGCACTGATACCAGAAACCACAACATTGACAGTTGGTGGAGGG GTGTTTGCACTTGTGACAGCAGTATGCTGTCTTGCCGACGGGGCCCTTATTTACCGGAAGCTTCTGTTCAATCCCAGTGGTCCTTACCAGAAAAAGCCTGTGcatgaaaaaaaagaagttttgtaa
- the CKLF gene encoding chemokine-like factor isoform X3, with protein sequence MDNVQPKIKHRPFCFSVKGHVKMLRLDIINSLVTTVFMLIVSVLALIPETTTLTVGGGVFALVTAVCCLADGALIYRKLLFNPSGPYQKKPVHEKKEVL encoded by the exons ATGGATAACGTGCAGCCGAAAATAAAACATCGCCCCTTCTGCTTCAGTGTGAAAGGCCACGTGAAGATGCTGCGGCTG GATATTATCAACTCACTGGTAACAACAGTATTCATGCTCATCGTATCTGTGTTGGCACTGATACCAGAAACCACAACATTGACAGTTGGTGGAGGG GTGTTTGCACTTGTGACAGCAGTATGCTGTCTTGCCGACGGGGCCCTTATTTACCGGAAGCTTCTGTTCAATCCCAGTGGTCCTTACCAGAAAAAGCCTGTGcatgaaaaaaaagaagttttgtaa
- the CKLF gene encoding chemokine-like factor isoform X2 — translation MDNVQPKIKHRPFCFSVKGHVKMLRLALTVTSMTFFIIAQAPEPYIVITGFEVTVILFFILLYILRLDRLMKWLFWPLLDIINSLVTTVFMLIVSVLALIPETTTLTVGGGLF, via the exons ATGGATAACGTGCAGCCGAAAATAAAACATCGCCCCTTCTGCTTCAGTGTGAAAGGCCACGTGAAGATGCTGCGGCTG GCACTAACTGTGACATCTATGACCTTTTTTATCATCGCACAAGCCCCTGAACCATATATTGTTATCACTGGATTTGAAGTCACCGTTATCttatttttcatacttttataTATACTCAGACTTGATCGATTAATGAAGTGGTTATTTTGGCCTTTGCTT GATATTATCAACTCACTGGTAACAACAGTATTCATGCTCATCGTATCTGTGTTGGCACTGATACCAGAAACCACAACATTGACAGTTGGTGGAGGG TTATTTTAA